The DNA segment aaagtaaatataatttataccaAAGTTATACTACATTAGTCTAAACTTAACATGAGCACAGCATCAAGCCTGTGAAATTAGAAATTATtccatattaattaataattttgaaattctaTTCTGAATTTACAATAactgtaaatatttaaaaaaataattatttgtaataattttatCTAACTCATAATATTAATTGTCCCTTGTAAAAAATAATCCTTACTACCCCAGCTAAAAAACTAACTacatttttaattacattttttatatctaaaatgttgaaattgaaaagtttgtttataaaaaataaattatatatatgagtATTATGTATTCCTAGACTTGAATggaagcaagcaattgaggcaAATAATTGGAGGAAGTTGAGTGGTGTAATCTTATCTTTCCAAAGGACAGATTGAATCTAGtgtcaattaattaattattgtcAAAATACACGACAAGAGTATGAATCAAAGGCACCACAGCTGTTggtcaaaacaaataaataaaataaataaataaatcatcatAAGTATAAATAAATGCTCGTATATCTAATAAAATTGTTGTACCTCTGCTCAATGCATGGATGTTTCGGACCCTACATGATAAAAGGTTCTGGCATTATTACCAGAGCTGCACGTGCGAACTTGCAGTGGTCCCACGTGAACCTCCTGCATTATGAAATAAATGTCAAGGATcctaatataatttaataaagtgttaattttttagttttttttctggttcaagttttatattttcttattttataataaaaaattactaaaataattttttattattatcttttaaacaaattttcagtataaattatatgataatattacaatatatatcataatgataaataagttagtatgaatctaaaattctaaactctaaatcataaaatattttaaaaaattatttattttataaaaataaaaatactgatatgatttattctaataatttttttaccataAATATATTCTAAAGTTTGAAATGAAAGCTAAAATCAATCTCACATACAAACATATTATTTTTCAGCACACATAaggtaaatatatttttaaacgtCTTGGATAAATAAAAACAACCTACTGTTATTTGTATTAATCAATGTTGttacaagaaacaaaaaaatttggttAATCAGACACATCAATTTATTTAGggcatatttaaataaatttctttataaaaaaattctagaaAGAAAAAGTATGCAAAAAACTGACTCTCCGATAAAGTAAAGTTGGcttatacaaaaattaatacgtaaaaaaaattcatataactttttcaaacttttacttttaattaacacaaagaaattttaatttttaaaaaagttaattttattttcttcttacttGTTCCTTTCCTATATGTATTAATGCATAAATTTGTCCAACACAAATGTTACTTGAAggatcaagaaaaaaaatcacaataacTAGATCCTTTATCTTGTGTTTAGTTTTAAGAAGTTGGAGaatagaagaagaaagaaaaaaatgtgtaaatGCTTGgtagactagaagagaagaaaaaaataaataactcaTTTTACTATTACTCACGTTTATActtatcttttttctcttttcttttatcaaattaattaaattacacaaattttaaaacacttttttatttattttactttataaaataactaaatattcaattttattttttacgtATTTATATTCTCTTAACTTATATATTCTCTATTGTCACCACTTATCCTTTCCTCATAAACCAAAGAGAACCAAGCAGGCGTTATAAACATGAACAAGGTTTTCAGTTTGTGAGCTATTTTTCCTCCCACCTTTTTTAgtctaaattgttttttaattttccatTGGTGGTGAAACAAGTTAAAGAAGAGACACATAACTAAGTCATTAAACATTGATATAAAAATAGAAGTTACTACATAAATGTAATAATCAAGATTGttctaataaattttctaaatataaatttactAAGTATCTTCCTGTGGACAAAACATCAAGTCTCTTCTCACTGGGTTCGTATTTTCCTTTCCGAAGCTGATAGCGATGTGTTACAGATGAAATAGtataggcttgtccttctatgGTTACACTCTCCCCGCACTGCAAGTTCtgctttgaaaaaaaaaaagaaattatattatGCATATGCCCCAACTGAATGTGCATCTACCATATTTCTTTTCATCCTCACAAAGTTATGTTGGATCATATCACccataaagaaaagaaaggaaaaggttAGGTTGGA comes from the Phaseolus vulgaris cultivar G19833 chromosome 8, P. vulgaris v2.0, whole genome shotgun sequence genome and includes:
- the LOC137826139 gene encoding uncharacterized protein isoform X2, with protein sequence MASWNMGVASCHKTMSFEVSCSRKRDRDRERGSIYPYKVVEITPPPKCLGVRCLPPNLQCGESVTIEGQAYTISSVTHRYQLRKGKYEPSEKRLDVLSTGRYLVNLYLENLLEQS
- the LOC137826139 gene encoding uncharacterized protein isoform X1, encoding MASWNMGVASCHKQTMSFEVSCSRKRDRDRERGSIYPYKVVEITPPPKCLGVRCLPPNLQCGESVTIEGQAYTISSVTHRYQLRKGKYEPSEKRLDVLSTGRYLVNLYLENLLEQS